A stretch of Planctomycetota bacterium DNA encodes these proteins:
- a CDS encoding TolC family protein: MHGGIAEATEPRRFRPAGRVAPLAPGPEAELRLESVVSASFLRLADEAPEGLTPRRDDVDAPTDPNAEPQRDPAPLPRPADDDDDDTALERAATSGALPPGNPRDPDTLLPPPAKPSEYYGGDVDERDAPLLLSDVLESVQLHYPLLQAIERERGVAAGRLTTAMGAFDTGIGMSGNALAPGTYENYRSDFGLTQLFPTAGISAFGGFRNGYGDFPTYNLAQKTATGGEWRGGVTMPLARNRDIDRPRATRDQARLDIALAEPVIERTRLDYLRASARTYWNWLGNGERLEATEELVDLAVERDSALETRVQRGAAANIERIDNQQNVALRNGLVVKADRSLQQATIDLSLFFRDASGRPLLASRRRIRPMAKPVPPDRTTFETALSRALAERPEFARLALQREKLVVERRFAANQMLPVIDSQLVGNQDAAFGKSPLSGPDGLDRQVLQASLVFQLPAQRRDARGRLETIDSQLIQIDRQLEYAEDNVRAEIQDAYSLLERAYEFYKQATRQAELATLVARAEREQLRLGRSDILRVTLREQTKFDAQILEILARQEYWRADSDLRAADTSLGRDALPEVLMMLPAAPARPPVEEVPRPAAK, translated from the coding sequence GTGCACGGCGGGATCGCCGAAGCCACCGAGCCGCGCCGCTTCCGGCCGGCAGGAAGGGTCGCACCTCTCGCGCCAGGTCCCGAGGCCGAACTGCGCCTCGAGTCGGTGGTCAGTGCGTCGTTTCTCCGACTCGCCGACGAGGCTCCGGAGGGCCTGACGCCCCGGCGCGACGACGTCGACGCCCCGACCGACCCGAACGCGGAGCCCCAGCGCGATCCGGCGCCGCTGCCCCGACCGGCCGACGACGATGACGACGACACCGCGCTCGAGCGGGCCGCCACGTCGGGAGCGCTCCCACCCGGCAACCCGCGCGATCCCGACACGCTCCTCCCACCTCCTGCCAAACCGTCGGAGTACTACGGCGGCGACGTCGACGAGCGCGACGCTCCCCTGCTCCTCTCCGACGTCCTGGAGAGCGTGCAACTCCACTATCCGCTGCTCCAGGCGATCGAACGCGAGCGCGGGGTGGCCGCCGGGCGATTGACCACCGCGATGGGAGCCTTCGACACCGGGATCGGCATGTCGGGCAACGCCCTGGCTCCGGGCACCTACGAGAACTACCGCTCCGATTTCGGCTTGACGCAGCTCTTCCCCACGGCAGGCATCAGCGCCTTCGGCGGCTTCCGCAACGGCTACGGCGACTTCCCCACCTACAACCTCGCCCAGAAGACCGCCACCGGCGGCGAATGGCGCGGCGGGGTCACGATGCCGTTGGCCCGCAACCGCGACATCGACCGCCCGCGCGCCACGCGCGACCAAGCCCGGCTCGACATCGCGCTGGCCGAGCCGGTCATCGAGCGCACGCGGCTCGACTACCTGCGCGCCTCCGCCCGCACCTACTGGAACTGGCTCGGCAACGGCGAGCGGCTCGAGGCCACCGAGGAGCTGGTCGATCTGGCCGTCGAGCGCGATTCCGCGCTCGAGACGCGCGTCCAGCGCGGCGCCGCGGCGAACATCGAACGGATCGACAACCAGCAAAACGTCGCTCTCCGCAACGGCTTGGTCGTCAAGGCCGACCGCTCGCTGCAGCAGGCGACGATCGACCTGTCGCTGTTCTTCCGCGATGCGTCGGGCCGACCGCTACTCGCGTCGCGCCGGCGGATCCGCCCGATGGCCAAGCCCGTGCCCCCCGACCGGACGACGTTCGAGACGGCCCTCTCCCGGGCGCTCGCCGAGCGCCCCGAATTCGCCCGCCTCGCGCTCCAGCGCGAGAAGCTGGTCGTCGAGCGCCGCTTCGCCGCCAACCAGATGCTGCCGGTGATCGACAGCCAGCTCGTCGGCAACCAGGACGCCGCCTTCGGCAAGAGCCCGCTCTCGGGGCCTGACGGGCTCGACCGCCAGGTGCTCCAGGCGTCGCTCGTATTCCAACTGCCGGCCCAGCGGCGCGACGCCCGCGGCCGCCTCGAGACGATCGATTCGCAATTGATCCAGATCGACCGCCAGCTGGAGTATGCCGAGGACAACGTCCGCGCCGAGATCCAAGACGCCTATTCGCTCCTCGAACGCGCCTACGAATTTTACAAGCAGGCGACGCGCCAAGCCGAGCTCGCCACGCTCGTCGCCCGGGCCGAGCGCGAGCAACTCCGCCTCGGCCGCAGCGACATCCTCCGCGTCACGCTCCGCGAGCAGACCAAGTTCGACGCCCAGATCCTCGAGATCCTCGCCCGCCAGGAATATTGGCGGGCCGACAGCGACCTCCGCGCCGCCGACACGTCGCTCGGCCGCGACGCGCTCCCCGAGGTGCTGATGATGCTGCCGGCGGCACCGGCCCGCCCACCTGTCGAAGAGGTTCCACGGCCGGCGGCGAAGTAG